In Gammaproteobacteria bacterium, the DNA window CAGCACCCCAGATCAGATGTACCAGCGTGTCGAAGATCAGAATCAAGCCAAAGGTGACGAGTACGTGATCGAGATGATCCTCGCGGTATAGTTTGCGCGCGATCAGCCACTCGACCGCCGCCCCCACGGCAAACATACCAAGCAGGCCGAACACGACGCCGGCGAGAAACGAACCGCTCTTGGCCACCACCGTGCCGCAAAAGTACGCCCCGATCATGTAGAAAGAGCCATGCGAAAGATTGATGAAATCCATGATGCCGAAGATCAGCGTCAGGCCGGATGCGAGCAGGAACAGCAGCAGCCCGAGCTGCAGCCCGTTCAACAATTGCGTGATCAACAAGTTCCAATCCATGCGCTTCGGCCCATAGTGGAATCGGTAGGGAAACGGAGTCGCCCGGTTCAGTTTGGAACCGGGCGCTTCGGTTCAGTTTACATCTTGCAATCTTTGGCGTAGGGATCCTGGTGGTTGGTCAGGACGGTCGAGACGATCTTCGTAGTCCAGCGACCCTGGGAGTCCTCGACGACCTCGCGCAGGTAAAAGTTCTGGATCGGCATATGGTTTTTGCCATAGCTGTACTTGCCGCGCACCGAATCGAAGTCGGCCTCCATCAGCGCCGCTCGCAAAGCATCCTTGTCTTTCAGATTGCCACCCACCTTCTCGACCGCGCTCTTGATCAGCATGATCGCATCGTAGGATTGCGCACCGTAGAAAGACGGGTATTTGCCGTGTTTCGCCAGATAATCGTTGACGAAGCGCTGGTTGGCCGCATTCAGGATATCGGGCGACCATTCCTGGGTATTCTTCGATCCCAATACGCCGGACAGTCCGGCCGCCTGCAGTTTCGGCAGCGCGATCGAATCGACAGTGAATACCGAGTAAAGGTCCATCTCGCCCTGCAAACCGGCCTGCTGGTACTGCTTGATGAAGGCACCGCCGGCCTTGCCGGGGTAAAAGACGAATATGCCTTCCGCACCCGAGGATTTAGCCTTGGCCAGTTCGGCGGAAAAATCAAGCTGGGCATCAGCACCCCACTTGGTCATGTCCTTGCCCAGAACCTTCCCCTTGAAGGTGGATTCGACACCGCGCACCATGTCCTTGCCGGCGGCATAGTTCGGCGCCATGACGTAGATCGACTTGACGCCTTTCTGGTTCAGGTGCTCACCCATTGCCATCGGCGTCTGATCGTTCTGCCAGGACGACGAAAAGAAATTCTTGTGGCAGCGCTTGCCAGCCATCTGTGACGGACCGGCGTTGGCGCTGATCAGGAACTTGTCCGCGTCGAGCACTGACTTCGCCGACGCCAGCAGCACGTGCGACCAGATGTAACCGGTGACGAAATCAACGTCGTCCTGCTTCACCAGCTTGTCGGTTTTCTGCTTGCCGATATCGGGCTTGAAGCCATCGTCTTCCATGATCAGCTCGACGTCGAGCGGACCCATTTTGCCGCCGATGTGCTCAAGCGCCAGTTCGACCGAGTTTTTCATGTCTTCACCGATAACGGCCGCGGGCGTAGTCAACGTCGTAACAAAGCCGATCTTGACCTTCGCTGCCTGCGCGGATCCGGTCGCCAGCACGGCGGCCGCGATCATTGTGGTAGTAATTATTTTTCGAAACATCTTATATCTCCTCTTCGGTTAGTGGCGACCTGCGACGAGCGCCTCCTGGTACAACAGCCAGAGCATTATCATGCCTGGTTTGTCAAAAATCGATTCCGGATTGCCAGATATCGCTATTATTATTTCCGTGTAGCCGCCGTCGCCTGCGCGTCGTAGCATCACGGAATCACATTAACGCTATATCTTACCTCAAAATATTACCGAATAGATCGTCCGATTAGGTTAATACCCGGGTTTCCGTGGTAACTGGCTGTTGCCGGTTGCGCGCGATAAATCCGGCCGCGTGGCGAATTAATGCCTCGGCCTGGTCGCGGTGCGGTGAATGGCCACAATCGGGTAACTCGATGATTTCGGTTTGGTCGACGCTGGCGGCGATGCCGTGAATCTGCGCCAGGGTTCCGTATTCGTCGTCGAGGCCCTGGATTGCGAGCACGGGGCATTCGATTGCGTCGATTTCGTCTTCGATCGACCAGGCACGAAATGCCGGATCGAGCCAGATATCGTTCCAGCCCCAGAAGGCCGAATCGGGATCGTCGTGATAGCGCGACAGGCGCTGTTTCAAATCGGTTTCGAGATAGGCCTGGCGTGCCAGTTCAATGCTTTCGACGGATATGTCTTCCACCATGATATGCGGCGAAAGCACGATCGCACCGGCCAGCCGTTGTGAAAAGCGCGCCGCGTACACTAGTGCAATCGAGCCGCCGTCACTATGACCGAACAGCCAGGGTGGCTCGGTTGCGGTATCGACATCGAGTGCCCGCAACAAGGCTGGCAGTAGTTCGTAGGCCTGATAGTGCATGAAATCGACCCCCCAGCGCTCATCGACGGCGCGCGGCGACGAACGACCGTAACCCGGTCGCGAATAAACCAGTCCGCGACACGAGGCGCGGGCGCACAGCTGCAAGGGAAAATCCTTCCACATCGCGCGCGAGCCGAGGCCTTCGTGCAGGAAAACTATAAGCGGCGCGGCGCGATCGTTGCTACCAACCCACTGATATTCGATCCGTTGCGGTGGCTCCTGCAGGCGCAGCGTTACGAACTCGACCGCCGCGCTCATGTACTCGCGGCGGCCTCGCGCTCGCGCAGGCGGAAGCGCTGGATTTTTCCGGTGGCAGTCTTGGGCAACTCGTCAACGAACTCGATATATCGCGGGTATTTATGCGGCGCCAGTCGATCCTTGACGAAGGCCTGCAGATCCTCGGCACTGGCCTGCTGGTCTTCGGCAAGCACGACGAAGGCCTTGGTTTTGACCAGCCCATCGGCGTCGGTTTTGCCGATGACCGCCGATTCGAGCACCGCCGGGTGCTCGACCAGCGTGGCCTCGACCTCGAACGGTGACACATACATGCCGCTGACGCGCAGCATGTCATCGCTGCGTCCCGAGCAGGTAAAGCTGCCGTCGTCGTTAAGCACGTACTTGTCGCCGCTCTTGGTCCACTCGCCCTGAAAGGTTTCGCGACTCTTGTCGCGATTGTTCCAGTACATCAGGGCTGCACTCGGCCCGCGCACGTAAAGATCGCCAATGTCGCCCGCCGCAACCGCCAAACCATCGTCGCTGCGCAGCTCGATATCGTAACCCGGCACCGGATAACCCGAAGATCCGAGACGCACCGCGCCCGGACGATTCGAAATATAAATGTGCAGCATCTCGGTCGAGCCGATACCATCGATCACATCGACGCCAAACTGATCGCTGAAGCGCTGCGCCAGGTCGGCTGGCAAAGCCTCGCCGGCCGAAACCGCGAGGCGCAATGCAAGCTGCTCGCGTGCGGGCTTATCCGCATAGGCCAGCATGGCTACATACCCGGTCGGCGCCCCGAAAAACAGGGTCGGTTGGTGATCGATCAGGCGTTGAAATATGACGTCGGGTGTCGGACGGCCGCCGAGCAACACGCTGGACGCACCGACGCATAGCGGAAAGGTCAGGGCATTGCCGAGCCCGTACGCAAAAAACAGCTTGGCTGCCGAAAAACAGACGTCCACCTCGGTAATGCCCAGCACCCCCTTACCGTAGAGTTCGCTGGTCCAATAGGGATTGGCATGGGTGTGCACCGTGCCCTTGGGCTTGCCGGTCGAGCCGGACGAATACAGCCAGAATCCGGGGTCATCAGGACTGGTGGCCACCGCCTGGTCGAGCGCTTGCGCCTGCTGCATAAAGTTGTCGAAGGCCGTTTCGGATGCTGCCAGATCGCCATCTGGCCGCGACACGATAACCGACTCGACTTCGTGATTTCCGCTTTGCATGGCCTCGCGTAGCACCGGCAATAGCGCGCTCGAGACCAGCGCGGCACGTGCGCGGCTGTGTTGCAGCATGTAACGGTAGTCGTCCGCCGGCAGCAGCGTGTTGACCGCAACCGGCACGATACCGGCATACATGGCACCGAGAAACGCAACCGGCCAGTCGTTGCAGTCGTGCATCAGCAGCAGTACTCGTTCTTCACGACGCAGACCGGCAGCGAGTAGTGCACCTGCGACACGGCGCACGTCGTTGGCGAGGTCGCCGTAGCTCAGCGTACCAGCATCATCGATATAGGCGGTTTTTTGTGCCCGCCCCTGGTTGAGTTCGAGCAGATACCCGGCGTAATTGAATATCTCGCCCGGGGCTTTGACGTCTTCGCTATTCATGCGCTCCTCCAGCAGTCGGTCGGGTCGCGACCCGGCGCGGGGCCCGGGCCGAAATTATTTGTTATCGGGTAAATTCTATGCTGCCACCCGGTAACAGGTACAGCACTAATGCGCGTCCGTCGGAGATCGTCGGCTGATGGGCGCTGCCGGCCGGGTAGACCACCCATCCGGCCGGATGATCGTCGAACCGGGCCTCGCCCTCGAGCGGCATCACCAGGTCGATCTCGCCATTGGGGTGCGCATGATGCGGACCGACGACATTGTCCATGTCGACGACATCGACTGAGAAATCCTGCAGGTCATCGGCCGGCTTGAATACTCGACCGTAGCGTATCCCGCCGGCCTCATGCTGGCATAACCAGCCTTCGGTGACGCCCTGGCGACAGATCCGCTCGAGATTGCGAAAGGTATCGCTACCGACTCCGTGCTCCCGGTTGAGCCAGATTTGCAGGTTCTCGTTCAGGCTTTTACCCGCGATCTGGCGGGTTAAATCGGCTATTTGTTGACGTAATTCGGTATCGCTCATGGTGCGGCCTCCCCGTTGCCCGGATTCGTTATTTTACTTGCCTGGCGAACAAATATGAATTATTGTGCATAATATTTCTCTATTTCACCAAGAAATGGCATTATATTGCATTTTATATGGCTAGTCGATGAATAGCGTAACAAAATCCGCCGGCGCACGAACGGGTAATCCTCGCAGTGCAGATGGCAATCGCCTGCTGATCGAGCTGGGCGACCGGGTGCGCGCGCTACGCGAGCGCCGTGAGATTACCCGCAAAGCGCTGTCCTTGGCCACCGGGGTATCGCAACGCCACCTGGCCAACCTCGAATACGGCGAAGGCAACGTCTCGGTGCTGGTACTGGAACAGGTCGCGGCTGCGCTGCACTGTTCGCTGGCCGAACTGATCGGCGATTTTACAACCCGTTCGCCCGAATGGCTGCTGCTGCGCTCGCTGTTAAAAAACCAGAATGAAGACACGCTGCGCAGAATTCGTATTGCCGCCGGTGAGATGCTGGATAGCGGCGAGAATGAATATTCCGAAAGCAGCCGGATCGCGTTGATCGGCCTGCGTGGCGCCGGCAAATCGACCCTGGGCGCGATGCTGGCGCAGCACCTGGACTGTAAATTTATCGAACTGAGCCGCAGCATCGAAAAACTGGCCGGGTGTACGATCGGCGAAATACAGGATCTGTACGGCACTGACGCCTTTCGCCGCTACCAGCACCGCGCACTGGTGGAAGTCATCGAGCATGACCCCACTGCGGTCATCGCCGTTCCGGGCGGACTGGTATCCGATGCGTCGACCTTCGACCTGCTGCTGTCCAGTTGCCACACCGTCTGGCTGCAGGCAAAACCAGAAGATCACATGCAACGCGTGGTCGAACAGGGTGACCTGCGCCCGATGGCGGGCAGCAGCGAAGCGATGGAGGACCTCAAGGACATCCTCGCCTCGCGCTCGCCGTTTTACGCCAGGGCACAGCACCAGCTTGATACCAGTGAACTGCCGCTGCAGCGGACATTTAAACAGCTGTGCGGTCTGGCAGGCCGGATTGGGCAAAACACGAGTATTGATTCAGTACTCAATCAGCAACCTATCGAGGAGATAAGATCGTGATCGCTTCGGATCGAGTCGACTATCAAACCCACCCTTCGCAGTACCGGCACTGGAAACTGAATTTCGATGGACCGGTAGCAACGCTGCAGGCCGACTTCGACGAAGACGGCGGTTTGCGTCCCGGCTACAAGCTCAAGCTCAACAGCTACGATCTCGGTGTCGATATCGAGCTCAATGACGCGATAAACCGTATCCGTTTCGAGCATCCCGAGGTGCGCAGCGTCGTGATTACGAGTCTCAAGGATCGCATCTTCTGTTCCGGCGCAAATATCTTCATGCTCGGTACCAGCAGCCACGCGTGGAAGGTCAATTTTTGCAAGTTCACCAACGAAACCCGCAACGGCCTCGAGGATTCTTCGCACCACAGCGGACTGAAATTTATTGCCGCGGTTAACGGCGCCTGCGCCGGCGGCGGCTACGAGCTGGCACTGGCCTGTGACGAGATAATTCTGATCGACGACCGCTCGAGCAGCGTCAGCCTGCCCGAAGTGCCGCTGCTTGGCGTCCTGCCCGGAACCGGGGGATTGACTCGAGTCACCGACAAGCGCCACGTGCGCCATGACCTCGCGGATATCTTTTGCACCACCACCGAGGGCGTGCGTGGCCAGCGCGCCAAGGACTGGCGCCTGGTCGACGAAATCGCCAAACCCGCCGCCTTCGACGCAACCGTGCGCCAGCGCGCGCTGGCGCTGGCCGAACAAAGCGATCGCCCTGCCGTTGCCGCCGGGATTGAACTGACACCGCTGCAACGCAGTATCGAGGATGATGCATTGCGTTACTCGCAAGTTAAAGTCGAAATGAATCGCACGGCGCGCACCGCAACCTTTACCGTCAACGCCCCCAAAGGTGAGCCATTGACAGATATTGCCGCGATCGAGGCCGCCGGTGCTGACTGGTACCCGCTCGTACTCGCGCGCGAACTCGACGACGCCATTCTTTCGATGCGCACCAACGAGCTCGCTCTAGGCACCTGGATCATACGCACCACCGGCGAGACGCAGGCGATGCTGGCAATGGACGCCACCCTGCTCGAATTCCGCGATCACTGGCTGGTGCGCGAAACCATCGGCTTTTTACGGCGCAGCTTGAGTCGATTCGATGTATCGTCGCGCAGCCTGTTTGCACTGATTGACGAGGACTCCTGTTTTGCCGGCACGCTGTTCGAGCTGGCTCTGGCCTGTGATCGCAGCTACCACCTGGCGCTGCCGGACGACGAGGCCGCGGCACCGGTGATTACGTTGAGCGAGGCCAATTTCGGCCTGTATCCCATGATCACCGGCGAAACCCGCCTCGAGCGTCGCTTTTATCGCGAGCAGGTCGCGCTAGCAGCCGCGCACGCGGAAATATCGCAGCCGCTGGATGCCGACGCCGCTTTCGATCTCGGGCTTGTGACCAGCAATCCGGACGATCTCGACTGGGAAGACGAGGTTCGTATCGCAATCGAAGAGCGCGTGGCGATGTCGCCGGATGCGCTCACCGGCATGGAGGCAAACCTGCGCTTCAACGGCAGTGAAAACATGCTGACCCGAATATTCGGTCGCCTTACCGCGTGGCAAAACTGGATCTTCCAGCGTCCGAACGCGGTCGGCGACAGCGGCGCACTCAAAGTTTACGGTACCGGTGAAAAATCGCAGTTCGACTGGAACCGGGTCTAAACCAACCAGAGAGTAATAAAATGTCATCCATTGATTACAACGAAAAAATCCCGAACAACGTGGACCTCGCCGGGGACCGCGCGCTCAAACGCGCGCTCGAACAATGGCAGCCCAACTACCTTGAATGGTGGCAGGACATGGGACCCGAGGAATCGCAGGACATGGACGTTTACCTGCGCACCGCAACCAGCGTCGACAAGGACGGCTGGGCGCAGTTCGGTTATGTCAAGATGCCCGAATACCGCTGGGGAATATTTTTGAACCCGTCCAAAGAGGACCGAAAAATCCATTTCGGCGACCATAAGGGTGAAGACGCATGGCAAAGCGTGCCGGGCGAATACCGCGCCAATTTGCGCCGCATCATCGTCACCCAGGGCGACACCGAGCCAGCCTCGGTCGAACAGCAGCGCCACCTCGGGCTGACTGCGCCGAGCATGTACGATCTGCGCAACCTGTTCCAGGTCAACGTCGAAGAAGGCCGTCATCTGTGGGCCATGGTTTACCTGCTGCACAAGTATTTCGGCCGCGACGGCCGCGAGGAAGGAGAAGCCCTGCTCGAGCGCCGCAGCGGCGAGGAAGACAACCCGCGCATCCTGCAGGCCTTCAACGAAAAGACGCCCGACTGGCTGGCGTTTTACATGTTTACCTATTTCACCGACCGCGACGGCAAGTATCAGCTTCACGCCCTGTCCGAGTCGAGTTTCGACCCGCTGGCGCGCACCACGCGGTTCATGCTGACCGAGGAAGCGCACCACATGTTTGTCGGTGAGACCGGCGTGGCGCGCATCATCGAACGTACCTGCGATGTCATGAATGACCTGAAAAGCGACGATCCGGCCGCGTTGCGTGCCGCCGGCGTGATCGATTTACCGACCATCCAGCGCTATCTCAATTTCCACTTCAGCGTTACCGTCGACCTGTTTGGCGCCGACGAATCGAGTAATGCGGCGATATATTACTCGACCGGACTCAAGGGCCGCTTTGCGGAGGGCAAGCGCAAGGACGATCACCTGCTAAAAGATGATTTTTACCCGGTGCTCGAGGTACGCGATGGCAAGCTGGTGGAAAAACAGGTGCCGATGTTAAACGCGCTCAACGAAGTGCTGCGCGACGATTACATCCGTGAGGCCGCGTCGGGGGTCAAACGCTGGAATCGTGTCATCGAAAACGCCAGCCTGCCGTTTCAGCTCAAGGTGCCGCACAAGGCATTCCATCGTAAAATCGGCGCGCTCACGGGTACGTCGATCAGCCCCGATGGTCAGGTTCTGAGCCGGGATCAGTGGAATCAGCAGGCCGCGCAGTGGTTGCCGACCGACGAAGACCGCGCGTTTGTTGCCAGCTTGATGGGGCGCGTGGTCGAGCCGGGCAAATTTGCGCACTGGATTGCACCGCCGGCGCTTGGGATCAATAACCAGCCGGTCGATTTCGAATACGTGCGATTTAGTTGAGATCACTCTGGGTCGACAGCGTCACCGCATTCGATTTACTATCGACTTGCGAGTAGGAGACCCAACGATGAGCGAATCAAACCTGGAAATCAGCCAGCGCCGCAACGGCGTGGCGCAAATCACGATGGTGCGCGTGGACGTATTCAACGCTTTCGATGAGGCCATGATCGCCGAAATCGATACGGCCTTCGAGCAGCTCGGTGCCGACGCAAAGGTGCGCGTTATAGTGCTCGCGGGCGAGGGCAAACATTTCAGTGCCGGCGCCGATCTCACGTGGATGAAACGCGCCAGCGAGGCCACGGTCGAATGGAACCTCGAGGATGCCCGCCGACTCGCGGCAATGCTCGACCGCATCGACCGCTGCCCCAAGCCTACCATTGCCCGGGTACAGGGAGCCGCGCTTGGCGGCGGTGTAGGTCTGGTCTGCTCCTGCGATATCGCGATTGCCGCTGACAACGCGAGCTTTGCCGTCAGTGAAGCCAAGTTCGGTATCCTGCCGGCCACCATCGGCCCCTACTTGATCAACGCGGTCGGCAAGCGTCACGCACGCCGGCTGGCCCTGACCACAACCCGCATCCGTGCCGCTGAAGCATTGACACTGGGTTTGGTGCACCAGGTCACGTCGCCGGATGAGCTCGATGTGGCAATCGATGCAATCCTCGATGAATTACTGGCTGGGGGACCCAATGCGCATCGCGAAATCAAGGACTACTTCGCCGGGCTCGAAGTCGGTCCGATTACCGACGAGGTTCGCGAACACAGCGCGCAAACCATCAGCCGTGTTCGCGGCAGCGACGAGGCACGCGAGGGTTTTGCCGCTTTCTTCGACAAACGCCCGGCCGACTGGATTCCCAAATGACACAACGCAAGGACCTGGACCCGGTGCTCGTCGTCGGTGCCGGCATCATGGGTGTCGGCATCACCCAGGTCGCGGCGCAGGCCGGGCACAGGGTATTGTTATACGATCTGCAAGCGGGCACGGCTGCCGACGCGCGCGATCGCCTGAAAGCAACCTTCGACAAGCTGGTCGATAAAGGCAAGCTCGACAGCGCCGATGCCGCCCAGGCTCTCGAACGCATTATCCCGATCGACAATCTCGGCGACGCCGCCGACGCCAGGCTGGTGATCGAGGCGATCGCCGAGCAACTCGACGCCAAACACGAGTTGCTGCAGCAGTTGCAGGGTATCGTCAGCCAGGATTGTATTCTCGCGACGAATACGTCGTCACTGTCGGTCACCGCGATCGCCAACGGCCTGGACCATCCAGAGCGCTGCGTCGGCATGCATTTCTTCAACCCGGTGCCGCTGATGCGGCTGGTCGAAGTGGTCAGCGGTTTGCAAACCTCGTCGTCGACGGTGGACACGATCGCCGAACTGGCGGTTTCCTGGGGAAAGACCGCGGTGCACGCGAGTTCGACCCCGGGATTTATCGTCAACCGCATCGCGCGACCCTTCTATGCCGAAACCCTCGCACTGTTACAGCAACAGGTGGCGACGCCAGCCGAGCTGGATGCGTGCCTGCGCGGTGCGGGCTTTCGCATGGGGCCATGCGAACTCATGGACCTGATCGGTCACGACACTAATCTAGCGGTGACAAAATCGGTATACGAGGCCAATTATTACGATAAACGTTACGTCCCGTCGCTGCTGCAACAGAGCCTCGTCGACGGCGGCCTGCTCGGGCGCAAGACCGGGCTTGGTTTTTACGATCATAAGAGTGGCAAAAAAATAGAGTCACCGTCTTATGCTGCGCCGAGGCAACCGCCATCAAGTGAAAATCTCGCGGTGCGTGGCGACAACCCGATCGCCGAGCGCATTGCCGCCGCCCTGAAACAACACGGATGCCGCTTCGAGCGAAATACCGAGAGCAAGTGGACCGGCCTGCAGGTCGACGGCGCCCGGCTGCGCCTGACCGACGGCCGTGCTGCGGCCGAACTCGGTCGCGATGTCGCCGTGTTCGATTTTCCCCTGAGCGACGAAACCGGCGCCGTACTCGCCTGGAGTCATGCCGCGCGCTCATCCGACGAATGGCTGCAAGCAGTGCCCGACTGGCTCGCGATATGCGGCTTCACGCCGCTGAAAATTGCCGATGCACCGGGCCTGGTGGTCGCACGCACGATCGCGATGCTGATCAACGAAGCCGCCGATGCCGTGCATCAGGGCGTATGCAGCGAGGCCGACGCCGACACGGCAATGCAACTCGGGGTCAATTACCCGGCGGGCCCATTCGCCTGGTTGGCCGCCTGGAATGTTCACGCAGTGGTATGTCTGCTCGATGCTCTGGACGACTTTTATCGCGGCGAACGTTACCGCGTAAGCCCGTGGCTGCGCCAACTCGCGTGGCAAACCCCGAAAAGATGATCGCCGCCCTGCGCTCGTGAAATTTGCTGATTTCCATCCGGGGCAAAGACTCGAGGCCGGTCCTTACGAGATCAACGAGGCCGAAATTATCGAATTCGCCAGGGCTTACGATCCGCAATGGTTTCATACCGATACGCAAGCTTCGGCCACGGGCCGTTTCAGTGGCCTGATCGCGAGCGGCTGGCACACCTGTGCCATCGCGATGCGGCTAGTCGTCGACACCGCGCTGAAAGGCTCGGAGTCTTTCGCCTCTCCCGGCCTCGAATACGTCAAGTGGCCGGCGCCGGTGCGCCCGGGCGATTCATTGTCGCTACGGGTCCAGGTGCTTGACGTGCGCCGGTCGTCGAAGTCCCCGAAACTTGGTATTCTGCACTGGCGCTGGCACCTGGTTAACCAGCAACAGATCGAGGTACTCGAACTCGAGGCCACCAGCTTTTTCGATTTAACCGACGAGGACAAGGCATGAACGATGCGTTTATCTGCGATGCGATCCGCACCCCGTTCGGCCGTTACGGCGGGGCCCTGGCATCGGTGCGCACCGACGATCTCGCTGCCGTACCGCTGCAGGCGCTGATGGCGCGTAATCCTGGCCTCGACTGGGCCGCGGTCGACGACGTTATACTGGGCTGCGCCAACCAGGCCGGCGAGGATAATCGCAACGTTGCGCGCATGGCGCTGTTGCTGGCCGGGTTGCCCGAAAGCGTGCCTGGATCGACAATTAACCGCCTCTGCGGCTCGGGTATGGACGCGCTCGGCAGTGCCGCACGCGCGATCAAGTGCGGCGAGGCGCGATTAATGATTGCCGGCGGCGTCGAAAGCATGAGCCGCGCACCGTTTGTCATGCCCAAGGCCGAGAGCGCATTCAGCCGCGGCAACGAAATTTATGACACGACGTTGGGCTGGCGTTTCGTCAATCCACTGATGACGGAACGTTTTGGTATCGACTCGATGCCAGAGACCGCGGAGAACGTGGCCCGCGAATTTAAAATCGAGCGTGAGGCGCAAGATGAAATGGCCTTGCGTTCGCAGCAAAACGCCGCCCGCGCAATCGACGACGGATTCTTCGACGCCGAGATTACGCCGGTCAGCGTACCGCAACGCCGAGGCGCTGCGGTCAGCGTCGACAGCGACGAACATCCCCGCGAAACCAACCTGGATAAACTCGCGGCGCTGAAACCGATCGTTAGCGTCGATGGTACCGTGACCGCCGGCAACGCGTCTGGCATCAACGATGGCGCCTGCGCACTGCTGCTCGCAGACGCGACCAGCGTCAAAAAATTCGACCTGATACCGAGGGCGCGCGTGCTCGGCATGGCCACCACGGGTCTGGCGCCGCGTATCATGGGTATGGGCCCTGCGCCGGCGACGCGCAGGGTGCTCGAACTGACCGGCCTGGAGCTGGGACAGCTAGACGTGATTGAACTCAACGAAGCCTTTGCCGCGCAGGGTCTCGCCGTGCTGCGCGATCTGGGGCTCGACGATGCCGATCCGCGGGTCAATCCCAACGGCGGTGCCATCGCCCTCGGTCATCCGCTCGGCGCCAGCGGCGCGCGCCTGGTTACCACCGCCGTCAACCAGTTACAGCGCAGCGGCGGGCGCTACGCGCTGTGCACCATGTGCGTCGGCGTGGGCCAGGGTATTGCAGTCATCGTCGAGCGGGTTTAATCCCGACCCGATGCAGCAAACGTCCTGGCTCAAGATCTGGGTTGCATTCCTGTTTTCAGCCTTCGGCGGCATATTTCCCGGTAACGCCTGATTTAAGGTGATTTTTATCAAGCTGGTATGGTGGTCATTGTGGTAAGTTTAAATTTCGAATCCTTTGTCAGGAGCAATTGATGCGCGCGATCTTGATTATCAAGCGGGAACATAACAACCTCGGCGCAGTGTTATATAGCCTCGAAAAACTGGTG includes these proteins:
- a CDS encoding ABC transporter substrate-binding protein, which codes for MFRKIITTTMIAAAVLATGSAQAAKVKIGFVTTLTTPAAVIGEDMKNSVELALEHIGGKMGPLDVELIMEDDGFKPDIGKQKTDKLVKQDDVDFVTGYIWSHVLLASAKSVLDADKFLISANAGPSQMAGKRCHKNFFSSSWQNDQTPMAMGEHLNQKGVKSIYVMAPNYAAGKDMVRGVESTFKGKVLGKDMTKWGADAQLDFSAELAKAKSSGAEGIFVFYPGKAGGAFIKQYQQAGLQGEMDLYSVFTVDSIALPKLQAAGLSGVLGSKNTQEWSPDILNAANQRFVNDYLAKHGKYPSFYGAQSYDAIMLIKSAVEKVGGNLKDKDALRAALMEADFDSVRGKYSYGKNHMPIQNFYLREVVEDSQGRWTTKIVSTVLTNHQDPYAKDCKM
- a CDS encoding alpha/beta hydrolase produces the protein MSAAVEFVTLRLQEPPQRIEYQWVGSNDRAAPLIVFLHEGLGSRAMWKDFPLQLCARASCRGLVYSRPGYGRSSPRAVDERWGVDFMHYQAYELLPALLRALDVDTATEPPWLFGHSDGGSIALVYAARFSQRLAGAIVLSPHIMVEDISVESIELARQAYLETDLKQRLSRYHDDPDSAFWGWNDIWLDPAFRAWSIEDEIDAIECPVLAIQGLDDEYGTLAQIHGIAASVDQTEIIELPDCGHSPHRDQAEALIRHAAGFIARNRQQPVTTETRVLT
- a CDS encoding benzoate-CoA ligase family protein, with translation MNSEDVKAPGEIFNYAGYLLELNQGRAQKTAYIDDAGTLSYGDLANDVRRVAGALLAAGLRREERVLLLMHDCNDWPVAFLGAMYAGIVPVAVNTLLPADDYRYMLQHSRARAALVSSALLPVLREAMQSGNHEVESVIVSRPDGDLAASETAFDNFMQQAQALDQAVATSPDDPGFWLYSSGSTGKPKGTVHTHANPYWTSELYGKGVLGITEVDVCFSAAKLFFAYGLGNALTFPLCVGASSVLLGGRPTPDVIFQRLIDHQPTLFFGAPTGYVAMLAYADKPAREQLALRLAVSAGEALPADLAQRFSDQFGVDVIDGIGSTEMLHIYISNRPGAVRLGSSGYPVPGYDIELRSDDGLAVAAGDIGDLYVRGPSAALMYWNNRDKSRETFQGEWTKSGDKYVLNDDGSFTCSGRSDDMLRVSGMYVSPFEVEATLVEHPAVLESAVIGKTDADGLVKTKAFVVLAEDQQASAEDLQAFVKDRLAPHKYPRYIEFVDELPKTATGKIQRFRLREREAAAST
- a CDS encoding DUF4863 family protein translates to MSDTELRQQIADLTRQIAGKSLNENLQIWLNREHGVGSDTFRNLERICRQGVTEGWLCQHEAGGIRYGRVFKPADDLQDFSVDVVDMDNVVGPHHAHPNGEIDLVMPLEGEARFDDHPAGWVVYPAGSAHQPTISDGRALVLYLLPGGSIEFTR
- a CDS encoding helix-turn-helix transcriptional regulator, which codes for MNSVTKSAGARTGNPRSADGNRLLIELGDRVRALRERREITRKALSLATGVSQRHLANLEYGEGNVSVLVLEQVAAALHCSLAELIGDFTTRSPEWLLLRSLLKNQNEDTLRRIRIAAGEMLDSGENEYSESSRIALIGLRGAGKSTLGAMLAQHLDCKFIELSRSIEKLAGCTIGEIQDLYGTDAFRRYQHRALVEVIEHDPTAVIAVPGGLVSDASTFDLLLSSCHTVWLQAKPEDHMQRVVEQGDLRPMAGSSEAMEDLKDILASRSPFYARAQHQLDTSELPLQRTFKQLCGLAGRIGQNTSIDSVLNQQPIEEIRS
- the boxC gene encoding 2,3-epoxybenzoyl-CoA dihydrolase; this translates as MIASDRVDYQTHPSQYRHWKLNFDGPVATLQADFDEDGGLRPGYKLKLNSYDLGVDIELNDAINRIRFEHPEVRSVVITSLKDRIFCSGANIFMLGTSSHAWKVNFCKFTNETRNGLEDSSHHSGLKFIAAVNGACAGGGYELALACDEIILIDDRSSSVSLPEVPLLGVLPGTGGLTRVTDKRHVRHDLADIFCTTTEGVRGQRAKDWRLVDEIAKPAAFDATVRQRALALAEQSDRPAVAAGIELTPLQRSIEDDALRYSQVKVEMNRTARTATFTVNAPKGEPLTDIAAIEAAGADWYPLVLARELDDAILSMRTNELALGTWIIRTTGETQAMLAMDATLLEFRDHWLVRETIGFLRRSLSRFDVSSRSLFALIDEDSCFAGTLFELALACDRSYHLALPDDEAAAPVITLSEANFGLYPMITGETRLERRFYREQVALAAAHAEISQPLDADAAFDLGLVTSNPDDLDWEDEVRIAIEERVAMSPDALTGMEANLRFNGSENMLTRIFGRLTAWQNWIFQRPNAVGDSGALKVYGTGEKSQFDWNRV